Proteins found in one Paenibacillus dendritiformis genomic segment:
- a CDS encoding ComEA family DNA-binding protein has protein sequence MKKSRHALSLRAWIALTGMAIAGLAVSMGLWLKPQWEEAAGGWTPLNEAIAERLAAAEEGGDMAERSGSPNPASASSLPGTTSGREQGPESSSNAGQSANHGAGDPNRPLSMQPDKKRAEPGPGEQGSGSSASAEASAAAPSEDEKAKDAASGRININEADANALMKLPGIGPSKSQAIVKYRESHGPFRRLEDMKKVKGIGPAIFAKLRDQASIE, from the coding sequence ATGAAGAAGAGCCGTCATGCGTTATCCTTGCGTGCCTGGATTGCTCTGACGGGCATGGCGATTGCCGGGCTGGCCGTCTCCATGGGCTTATGGCTGAAGCCGCAATGGGAGGAGGCTGCGGGCGGATGGACACCGCTCAATGAAGCGATTGCCGAGCGTCTCGCCGCTGCGGAGGAGGGCGGGGACATGGCGGAACGGAGCGGAAGCCCGAATCCGGCGTCCGCTTCCTCCTTGCCGGGAACGACTTCCGGGCGAGAGCAAGGCCCCGAATCGTCCTCGAATGCGGGTCAGAGCGCCAATCACGGCGCAGGAGACCCGAATCGGCCTCTATCGATGCAGCCGGATAAGAAGCGGGCAGAACCCGGTCCAGGCGAACAAGGGAGCGGTTCTTCCGCCTCTGCCGAAGCGTCTGCAGCGGCCCCTTCGGAAGACGAGAAGGCGAAGGACGCTGCCAGCGGGCGCATCAATATTAACGAGGCCGATGCGAATGCCTTAATGAAGCTTCCGGGCATCGGGCCGAGCAAATCGCAAGCCATCGTGAAGTATCGGGAGAGTCACGGCCCGTTCCGGCGGCTGGAGGACATGAAGAAGGTCAAAGGGATCGGCCCCGCCATCTTCGCCAAGCTGCGCGATCAAGCCTCGATCGAGTAA
- a CDS encoding deoxycytidylate deaminase, whose protein sequence is MTTSVRKDWDTYFMDIAYMVSTRSRCPRRHVGAVLVQGKKLLGTAYNGAPMGVPDCSEAGCMIVEQYEKIVVDGEEQMVKKERCIRTIHAEQNLLLFTDRIDREGSTVYVTDEPCWTCANMLANSGVTEIVYHRPYPKDSEKVAAMMKQKGITFRTLASYQPPQETIMDTTN, encoded by the coding sequence ATGACAACAAGTGTACGCAAAGATTGGGACACCTACTTCATGGATATCGCCTATATGGTGTCTACACGTTCACGCTGTCCTAGGCGGCATGTCGGCGCTGTGCTGGTACAGGGCAAGAAGCTTCTCGGAACGGCCTATAACGGAGCGCCGATGGGCGTGCCGGATTGCAGCGAAGCCGGATGCATGATTGTCGAGCAGTACGAGAAGATCGTCGTTGACGGCGAGGAACAGATGGTGAAGAAGGAACGGTGCATCCGCACCATTCATGCGGAACAGAACCTGCTTCTGTTCACGGATCGGATCGACAGAGAAGGTTCCACGGTGTACGTGACGGACGAGCCGTGCTGGACCTGCGCCAACATGCTGGCGAACAGCGGCGTGACGGAGATCGTCTACCACCGCCCTTATCCGAAGGACAGCGAGAAGGTTGCGGCGATGATGAAGCAGAAGGGAATTACGTTCCGGACGCTGGCCTCCTATCAGCCGCCGCAGGAGACGATAATGGATACGACAAATTAA
- a CDS encoding ComEC/Rec2 family competence protein: MLSRRPIVAVAVCFVIGIHAAAALSAVHAVLAVAGLLLLLPLGWARRWCSGRQAALYGAVLLCSASLYIATEHRNTSRWTPPDDASQPAAEGSWDGYILSPPERDGDRVQFQFRAVSWQRDEGAGPEPVDEKLLVQIRLSAPSELDAVERWERGQAMRLHGLLSAPGDASNFGAFSYRAYLRPQRIHWILQVAGAEQAAITDDLRRNGYQRAEQAVNQALARVDRVRGALLELMERLYKQPHSGYMQGLVLGSRTELDPDTYRQFSELGLTHVLAISGLHVGVFAGALLGLLRLLRLSKEKGLWVVQCCLPGYMLLTGAAPSVIRAGLMSMIALYCLRKGWLKDGLHILALVLVAMLLWDPYYALQIGFQLSFAVTAGLIIGVPRVVQLLPAWPLWLSSSAAVTLVAQAVSFPLTVYYFHQFSLLSFAANFLLVPFISLGVLPAGTLSLLAGLLYEPAARPLAWIVAQMNELTFRIVEWLAAIEGTSLIWPQLPLWWIGAYYGSLCLVFAAWRRTAEGGRASLRSRMGTAEEGDTQPLGSFVEVRSSPRGIRHIGSVLAAVPLVVLLAWGYGDGLGRDALVSFIDVGQGDGILIRTASGKHVLVDGGGTVNFRRPGDRWRERRVPFEIGEKVIVPLLKQRGVRRLDAVVLTHADQDHAGGLLAVLRHMPVSRFITNGTWKSSATMTALYRTALEKRIPISGGQAGNSWMVDEWTRIDVLYPMPDSDAILLPEEENQNRASLVLLLTLTHPRSKAQATMLLTGDVEADGERRMLAGAAGQGRLPPVDVYKVAHHGSRTSSTPEWVEAIRPAAGVISLGPNNRYGHPHPNVLATLARAQVPVLRTDWDGEIQFRLTAQGLKVRTKRDRIVP; the protein is encoded by the coding sequence TTGCTGTCGCGCAGACCGATTGTTGCCGTTGCCGTCTGCTTCGTGATCGGGATTCACGCCGCGGCCGCATTATCTGCTGTCCACGCCGTACTGGCCGTAGCGGGACTGCTGCTGCTGCTTCCGCTAGGATGGGCGCGTCGCTGGTGCAGCGGGAGGCAGGCGGCTCTATATGGAGCGGTGCTTCTATGTTCGGCATCGCTATACATTGCAACGGAACACCGCAACACCAGCCGTTGGACGCCGCCTGACGACGCCAGTCAGCCGGCAGCGGAGGGAAGCTGGGACGGATATATCCTGTCTCCGCCGGAGCGTGACGGGGACCGGGTGCAGTTCCAGTTCCGGGCCGTCTCATGGCAGCGGGACGAAGGAGCCGGGCCGGAACCCGTGGACGAGAAGCTGCTTGTCCAGATCCGCCTGTCCGCGCCGTCGGAGCTGGATGCGGTGGAGCGGTGGGAACGAGGCCAGGCCATGCGCCTGCATGGCCTGCTGTCCGCGCCGGGAGACGCGTCGAACTTCGGGGCGTTCAGCTACCGCGCATATCTGCGGCCGCAGCGCATCCATTGGATTCTCCAGGTTGCAGGAGCGGAGCAGGCTGCCATCACGGACGATTTGAGACGGAACGGATACCAGCGGGCGGAACAAGCGGTGAACCAGGCGCTTGCCCGGGTCGACCGGGTTCGCGGCGCGCTGCTGGAGCTTATGGAGCGGCTGTATAAGCAGCCGCATAGCGGATATATGCAGGGACTAGTGCTTGGAAGCCGGACGGAATTGGATCCGGATACATACCGCCAGTTCTCGGAGCTGGGTCTGACACATGTGCTTGCCATCTCGGGACTTCATGTCGGTGTCTTCGCCGGGGCGCTGCTTGGCCTGCTCCGGCTGCTCCGCCTATCGAAGGAGAAGGGGCTGTGGGTCGTCCAATGCTGTCTCCCGGGGTATATGCTGTTGACGGGAGCGGCTCCTTCGGTGATCCGGGCAGGATTGATGTCGATGATTGCCTTGTACTGCTTGCGCAAGGGCTGGCTGAAGGACGGGCTCCACATCTTGGCCCTCGTCCTGGTGGCGATGCTGCTGTGGGATCCGTATTATGCGCTTCAGATCGGCTTTCAGCTGTCGTTCGCGGTGACCGCCGGATTGATAATCGGGGTGCCCCGCGTCGTGCAACTGCTGCCGGCCTGGCCGCTGTGGCTGTCCTCTTCCGCCGCCGTAACCTTGGTCGCCCAGGCCGTATCTTTTCCGTTGACGGTCTATTATTTTCATCAATTCTCGCTCTTGTCGTTCGCCGCCAACTTCCTCCTCGTTCCGTTCATCAGTCTCGGCGTGCTCCCGGCTGGAACGCTCTCGCTCCTCGCGGGCCTTCTCTATGAACCGGCAGCCCGCCCGCTAGCCTGGATTGTGGCGCAGATGAATGAGCTGACGTTCCGGATCGTCGAATGGCTGGCAGCCATCGAAGGCACGAGCTTAATCTGGCCGCAGCTTCCGCTATGGTGGATTGGGGCTTACTACGGCAGTCTATGTCTCGTCTTCGCTGCATGGCGCCGGACGGCTGAAGGCGGAAGAGCATCGCTCCGCAGCCGGATGGGGACGGCGGAGGAGGGCGATACACAGCCGCTCGGCTCATTCGTAGAGGTGCGGTCCTCCCCGCGAGGTATCCGGCACATCGGCTCCGTCTTGGCGGCCGTTCCGCTCGTCGTGCTTCTTGCATGGGGCTACGGGGATGGCCTCGGCAGAGATGCCCTTGTCAGCTTCATTGATGTCGGGCAAGGCGACGGCATTTTGATTCGTACGGCTTCCGGTAAGCATGTACTGGTTGACGGAGGAGGAACGGTGAATTTCCGCAGGCCCGGGGATCGATGGAGGGAACGCCGCGTACCGTTCGAGATCGGCGAGAAGGTGATCGTTCCCCTCTTGAAGCAGCGGGGCGTCCGGCGGCTGGACGCGGTCGTGCTGACGCATGCGGATCAAGATCATGCCGGCGGGCTATTGGCGGTTCTGCGGCATATGCCGGTCAGCCGCTTCATCACGAACGGCACGTGGAAGTCCTCGGCGACGATGACTGCGCTGTACCGGACGGCTCTGGAGAAGCGCATCCCGATTAGCGGCGGGCAGGCCGGCAATTCGTGGATGGTCGACGAATGGACCCGGATTGATGTCCTTTATCCGATGCCGGATAGCGATGCGATTCTTCTGCCGGAGGAGGAGAATCAAAATCGCGCCTCCCTCGTCCTGCTGCTGACGCTGACCCATCCGCGCAGCAAGGCGCAGGCGACGATGCTGCTGACGGGGGATGTGGAAGCCGACGGAGAACGGCGCATGCTGGCCGGCGCTGCGGGCCAAGGCCGGCTGCCGCCCGTCGATGTATACAAGGTGGCGCATCACGGAAGCCGGACATCATCCACCCCGGAATGGGTCGAAGCGATTCGGCCGGCGGCAGGCGTCATCTCGCTCGGACCCAACAACCGCTACGGGCATCCGCATCCGAACGTGCTGGCCACGTTGGCGCGCGCCCAGGTGCCCGTGCTGCGGACCGATTGGGACGGGGAGATCCAGTTCAGGCTGACGGCGCAGGGTTTGAAGGTGCGGACAAAGCGTGATAGGATAGTTCCATAG
- a CDS encoding RNA polymerase sigma factor, with product MDSGLIRAAQSGDRDALITLLREIEQYVYRTAYYILNNEQDALDASQEALIRIYSKIESYEEKAQFKTWVQRIVTNICIDKFRRNRPTVSIDEHDLVFVGEESVEKEVMSAYVAQDIREAIDRLPEHHRAVVVLRYLQDFSYNEIAESLNLPLNTVKSYLFRARQQLQTMLQDYEKGGVRG from the coding sequence GTGGATTCGGGACTGATACGAGCCGCTCAATCCGGCGATCGCGACGCTTTAATTACTCTTTTGCGGGAAATAGAACAATATGTGTATCGGACAGCTTATTATATTCTCAATAATGAGCAGGATGCACTGGACGCGTCCCAGGAAGCCTTAATCCGGATTTATTCCAAAATTGAATCTTATGAGGAAAAAGCTCAGTTCAAAACATGGGTGCAGCGGATTGTAACGAATATTTGCATTGACAAGTTCCGGCGCAATCGCCCGACTGTCTCGATTGATGAGCATGACCTCGTATTTGTCGGGGAAGAGAGTGTAGAGAAGGAAGTAATGTCCGCATACGTGGCTCAGGACATACGTGAGGCAATAGATCGGCTGCCTGAACATCATCGTGCGGTCGTCGTTCTGCGATATCTGCAAGATTTCTCATACAACGAGATTGCGGAGAGCTTGAATTTGCCGTTGAACACGGTCAAATCCTATCTATTTCGCGCCCGGCAACAACTGCAGACGATGCTGCAAGATTATGAGAAAGGTGGTGTACGAGGATGA
- a CDS encoding anti-sigma factor family protein has protein sequence MNCAEVMELKQRSLDGELKQSEESLLTEHIRRCPACAEMAERLENIHQELVQLPKVTPPYSLVDAILPSLQQIDKQQAAAAGASPSLASGSLERKRSDVKELRKPEQKPQAATSMQKWYNKRQWRAAGAVVAAGLVFGLFMVMFKPPTGTEVAGDFAELTQSAQESGAAPDSSQSLRSNHPDGKPVPQEANAGADNEGNASHKDQQQDAQPPGDVEQKKEDAPDTEPPKPAEDGRAADRHQSKGAKQDKDRKPVASPAEKQKKIGNQDKKSEDPVASKQNTDPEQVEPQGSKVPPSIAAVPGNEEPENGSSADAGSMEISDKDLERHSLFAASKEATSPDGKWMVVWENGQLMLYGVNDAEQTKLQTLAFADRPEELIWSSDSSRLEVKVRTADGERQIHYEVSSNGLTETAADEADKKEPIVVPGTSKPAT, from the coding sequence ATGAACTGTGCAGAGGTGATGGAACTGAAGCAACGCAGCTTGGACGGTGAGTTGAAGCAGTCGGAAGAGAGCCTGCTGACAGAGCATATCCGCCGATGCCCCGCCTGCGCCGAGATGGCAGAACGGTTAGAGAACATCCATCAAGAACTGGTTCAGCTGCCGAAGGTCACTCCGCCTTACAGCTTGGTGGATGCGATATTGCCTTCCTTGCAGCAGATAGATAAGCAGCAGGCGGCAGCCGCGGGCGCATCGCCTTCTCTCGCTTCGGGTTCCCTTGAGCGGAAGCGAAGCGATGTGAAGGAACTCCGGAAGCCGGAGCAGAAGCCGCAGGCCGCAACTTCGATGCAGAAATGGTATAACAAGCGGCAATGGCGTGCAGCAGGCGCAGTGGTGGCGGCAGGTCTCGTCTTCGGATTATTCATGGTGATGTTCAAGCCGCCGACGGGAACGGAAGTGGCAGGCGATTTCGCGGAATTGACGCAATCGGCGCAGGAGTCCGGCGCCGCACCCGATTCGAGTCAGTCTCTTCGGAGCAATCATCCGGACGGGAAGCCGGTGCCGCAGGAAGCCAACGCTGGAGCGGACAACGAAGGCAATGCATCGCACAAGGATCAACAGCAGGATGCCCAACCGCCAGGCGACGTTGAACAGAAGAAGGAGGATGCGCCGGACACGGAGCCGCCGAAGCCAGCGGAAGACGGCCGCGCAGCAGACCGTCATCAGAGCAAGGGGGCGAAGCAGGATAAGGATCGGAAGCCGGTGGCATCGCCTGCTGAGAAGCAAAAGAAGATCGGCAATCAAGACAAGAAGTCCGAGGATCCTGTGGCCAGCAAGCAGAACACCGATCCAGAGCAAGTCGAGCCGCAGGGCAGCAAGGTGCCGCCATCCATTGCCGCCGTTCCGGGCAATGAAGAGCCGGAGAACGGTTCAAGCGCCGATGCCGGCAGCATGGAGATATCGGATAAGGATCTGGAGCGTCATTCTCTGTTCGCGGCGTCGAAGGAAGCGACATCGCCGGACGGCAAATGGATGGTCGTATGGGAGAACGGCCAGCTCATGTTATACGGTGTCAACGACGCGGAGCAGACCAAGCTGCAGACGCTGGCATTCGCCGACAGACCGGAGGAGCTGATCTGGTCTTCGGACAGCAGCCGGCTGGAGGTGAAAGTGCGGACGGCGGACGGAGAGCGGCAGATCCATTATGAGGTGTCTTCGAACGGACTGACGGAAACGGCTGCCGACGAGGCCGATAAGAAGGAGCCTATCGTGGTTCCTGGCACGAGCAAGCCGGCCACTTAG
- the holA gene encoding DNA polymerase III subunit delta, producing the protein MDMKAAMKEIQRGEPRPIYVLYGTEKYRMQEFVHYLLEHAFEPENRELAVMKMDTAESPIEAVIEEAETLPFLVPRKCILVKDQSIFASGKDKMEHRTERLLEYMEQPMETSIIVFLVQADKLDERKKTVKTAKGKAAVLAFQPLGAEELAQWVKRETSKHRCSIGEEAVTALLNAVGTNLQALAGEIEKCCLFAGEGGVIDTATIEGLIAKNTEQNVFQLVEDVVRHRAGKALATLHELLKQKEEPIKIMALIVRQLRIMLQVKELTNQSFTQQQAASQLGIHPYAAKMAAEQARGYGTEVLAGWLAEAAELDYEMKSGRVDKTLGLEMFIMRMAAGSTRSGTAASR; encoded by the coding sequence TTGGACATGAAAGCGGCGATGAAAGAGATCCAGCGCGGGGAGCCGCGCCCGATATATGTACTATATGGTACGGAAAAATACAGAATGCAGGAATTTGTTCACTATTTGCTGGAGCATGCCTTCGAGCCGGAGAACCGGGAATTGGCCGTGATGAAGATGGATACGGCCGAATCTCCGATCGAGGCCGTCATAGAGGAAGCGGAGACGCTGCCGTTTCTCGTGCCCCGCAAGTGCATCCTGGTCAAGGATCAATCGATTTTTGCCTCCGGCAAGGATAAGATGGAGCATCGCACCGAGCGGCTGCTTGAATATATGGAACAGCCGATGGAGACAAGCATCATTGTCTTTCTGGTGCAGGCGGACAAGCTGGATGAGCGCAAGAAGACGGTCAAGACGGCCAAGGGGAAGGCTGCGGTGCTCGCCTTTCAGCCGTTGGGGGCCGAAGAATTGGCGCAGTGGGTGAAGCGAGAGACTAGCAAGCATCGCTGCTCCATCGGGGAGGAAGCGGTAACGGCTCTGTTGAATGCGGTAGGGACGAATCTGCAGGCGCTGGCGGGCGAGATTGAGAAATGCTGCTTGTTCGCCGGGGAAGGCGGCGTCATTGATACGGCTACGATCGAAGGGCTCATTGCCAAAAACACGGAGCAAAACGTATTTCAATTGGTCGAGGATGTCGTTCGCCATCGCGCGGGCAAGGCATTGGCGACCCTGCACGAGCTGCTGAAGCAGAAGGAGGAGCCGATTAAGATTATGGCGCTCATCGTCAGGCAGCTTCGGATTATGCTTCAGGTCAAGGAGCTGACGAATCAGAGCTTCACGCAGCAGCAGGCCGCCTCTCAGCTCGGAATCCATCCTTATGCGGCGAAGATGGCGGCCGAACAGGCGCGCGGCTATGGAACCGAGGTATTGGCCGGTTGGTTGGCCGAGGCGGCGGAGCTCGATTACGAGATGAAGTCGGGTCGGGTCGACAAGACACTCGGCCTGGAAATGTTCATCATGCGGATGGCGGCGGGCAGCACGCGGAGCGGAACGGCCGCTTCCCGCTAG
- the rpsT gene encoding 30S ribosomal protein S20: MPNIKSAVKRVKTNDKRRLLNASQKSALRTAVKAADAALANNEVDNAKGAVALASKKLDKAVTKGLIHKNAAARKKSRLAQKLNALLAQA; encoded by the coding sequence ATGCCTAACATTAAATCCGCTGTGAAACGCGTAAAAACGAACGACAAGCGCCGTCTGTTGAACGCTTCTCAGAAGTCCGCACTTCGTACGGCTGTCAAAGCAGCTGACGCTGCATTGGCTAACAATGAAGTGGACAACGCCAAAGGAGCTGTCGCTCTGGCTTCGAAGAAATTGGACAAAGCCGTGACAAAAGGCTTGATCCACAAAAATGCGGCTGCCCGCAAGAAGTCCCGCTTGGCACAAAAATTGAACGCTCTGCTTGCGCAAGCGTAA
- the gpr gene encoding GPR endopeptidase — MTADLRNYSVRTDLALESREMASPDLAASIPGVQEHVEEDRGVKITRIHVQTEEGSRAIGRMPGRYITIEVPGLRRKDSDLQDRVATSFAQLFASFLEEIGIKSSAKVLIVGLGNWNVTPDSLGPLVVENVLVTRHYFEIMPDQVSPGYREVSAVAPGVLGVTGIESSDIVQGIVDRIRPDLIIAIDALASKALERVNTTVQIADIGIHPGSGIGNKRRGLTREILGVPCIAIGVPTVCYASTIVNNAFEMMREHFKQETNQTRQILGILEDINEQDRLLLVKEVLEPLGHDLIVTPKEVDEFMEDMANIIASGLNAALHEAVDSSNVSAYTH; from the coding sequence ATGACGGCCGATTTGCGCAATTATTCGGTTCGTACCGATTTGGCGTTGGAATCCAGGGAAATGGCATCCCCTGATCTCGCCGCGTCCATACCCGGGGTGCAGGAGCATGTCGAGGAGGATCGTGGCGTCAAAATAACACGGATTCACGTGCAGACAGAGGAAGGATCACGTGCCATCGGCCGCATGCCGGGGCGCTACATCACGATCGAAGTGCCGGGCTTGCGTCGCAAAGATTCCGACCTTCAGGACCGCGTCGCCACATCGTTCGCGCAGTTGTTCGCTTCTTTTCTCGAAGAAATCGGGATCAAGTCTTCCGCCAAAGTGCTTATCGTCGGTCTGGGGAACTGGAATGTGACTCCGGATTCGCTCGGGCCGCTCGTCGTCGAGAATGTGCTGGTCACCCGCCATTACTTCGAGATTATGCCGGATCAGGTCAGCCCCGGCTATCGGGAAGTGAGCGCCGTTGCCCCCGGCGTGCTCGGCGTGACGGGGATCGAGTCAAGCGATATCGTGCAAGGCATCGTCGATCGAATCCGCCCCGATCTCATCATCGCGATCGACGCGCTTGCCTCCAAGGCGCTGGAGCGTGTCAATACGACGGTCCAGATTGCCGATATCGGGATTCACCCCGGCTCCGGCATCGGCAACAAGCGGCGCGGGCTGACCCGGGAGATTCTCGGGGTGCCGTGCATCGCCATCGGCGTGCCGACCGTATGCTACGCTTCGACTATCGTCAACAACGCGTTCGAAATGATGCGGGAGCACTTCAAGCAGGAGACGAATCAGACCCGGCAGATTCTCGGCATTCTCGAAGACATCAATGAGCAGGACCGGCTGCTGCTGGTGAAGGAAGTGCTGGAGCCGCTTGGCCATGATCTGATCGTGACGCCGAAGGAAGTCGACGAATTCATGGAGGATATGGCCAACATTATTGCCAGCGGCCTGAACGCGGCGCTGCACGAAGCAGTCGACAGCAGCAACGTGTCCGCCTACACGCACTGA
- a CDS encoding M23 family metallopeptidase, protein MKKRSLAVCILALSSVIAISGCSGNAGSPKESPKEEAGTVKEKEPASGQSGKADEQQTQKSQEKVTKGQETLTGDDVSGWIAGHEAAKLYEHFSPEFQEQVTAEDIDKLLRQAWKKGEAPVQISRLAADGTETYVWSSEDGKMYISAVLHEGRIHGLLLRPSDPRATDEKYTRHAYRMPFEGEWTVAWGGTNTMLNYHYEYPTQRYAYDLFIVRDGARLEGDPKENASYFAFGEPVVAPLGGKVVKVVDGHPDNVPFEKPLTEEAAGNHVVIDHGNGEYSVLAHFKKDSILVKEGDTVKQGDRLGLCGNSGNSSDAHIHFQVSDSPSLEEGSSIRIRFEDGSDPDPVRGDLVRGQDKQ, encoded by the coding sequence GCATATTAGCCCTCTCCTCTGTAATCGCCATTAGCGGATGTTCGGGAAATGCAGGCAGCCCAAAGGAGAGTCCGAAGGAGGAGGCTGGAACGGTTAAGGAAAAGGAGCCGGCTTCCGGACAGAGCGGGAAAGCAGACGAACAGCAGACGCAAAAATCTCAGGAGAAAGTGACGAAGGGCCAAGAGACGTTGACAGGTGACGACGTCAGCGGCTGGATCGCCGGTCATGAGGCGGCCAAGCTATATGAGCATTTCTCGCCGGAGTTCCAGGAGCAGGTAACCGCCGAGGATATCGATAAGCTGCTTCGCCAAGCATGGAAAAAGGGAGAAGCTCCGGTTCAAATCTCGCGGCTGGCGGCGGACGGCACGGAGACATACGTATGGAGCAGCGAGGACGGCAAGATGTACATATCCGCCGTGCTGCACGAAGGCCGGATTCACGGCCTGCTCCTGCGTCCGTCCGACCCCCGGGCCACGGATGAGAAGTATACGCGTCATGCCTACCGGATGCCGTTCGAAGGGGAATGGACGGTCGCCTGGGGAGGAACCAACACGATGCTGAACTATCATTATGAATATCCAACGCAGCGGTATGCCTATGATTTGTTCATCGTGCGCGACGGGGCCCGCCTGGAAGGAGATCCGAAGGAGAATGCCAGCTACTTCGCGTTCGGAGAGCCGGTCGTGGCTCCGCTCGGCGGCAAGGTCGTCAAGGTCGTGGACGGGCATCCGGATAATGTGCCGTTCGAAAAGCCACTTACGGAGGAAGCAGCGGGCAATCACGTCGTCATCGATCATGGCAACGGCGAATACAGCGTGCTGGCCCATTTCAAAAAGGACTCCATTCTGGTGAAGGAAGGGGATACGGTGAAGCAGGGCGATCGGCTGGGCCTGTGCGGCAATTCCGGCAATTCTTCGGATGCCCATATCCACTTTCAGGTGTCAGACAGCCCTTCCCTGGAGGAAGGGTCGTCGATTCGGATCCGGTTCGAGGATGGAAGCGATCCCGATCCGGTACGGGGAGATCTTGTACGGGGTCAGGATAAGCAGTAA